CCCACCAGAGTGCATGTCATTCTCGACAAGGAAGTTATCGCAAAGGCTTTGCACATTCAAGGTGGTGTTAATGGATATCCAGCCCCTCCCGCATTGCTGATGATTACTTCTGACTTGCGCGCGTTTATGACATCTTATGAGCGCAATGAGGGATATACCGACGGTGGCCTGTTCGGAATGTCACTACTATTATCTTTGGAATCTTTGGGAATTGGAGCTTGTCCGCTCAATACCATGTTTACGGCAACTGCAGAAAAGAAAACCCGCAAACTTTTGCATTTGCCTGATAACGAAGTACCCGTCATGTATATCGAAGTTGGACATTTCTTGGACGAAACACGTACCTGTCGGTCCACTCGATTCCAAGGCTCAGATATTACCTCGGTCTTGCAGTAACCACAGACTGATATTCCCGTTCGCGTACTTGCATCTGCGTGATCAGATAGTCGCATAATCAGCAAGGAGTCTTCCATGGATGCACTCTCTGTTTTCGTCACTACATCATTGCTCAAAGCTGGAGCGCAAGTTGCCGGATTGCCATTGACGCTGAATTTGCTACTTACTGCATATGTAATTCTTCGTCATCCAAACCGAACTTTATTGATGATGAAGAGGTTTCGCGGATTGGCCGTGGCTTACGGAGCTCTGTTTGCGTCTGGTCTGCCATACATGTCTCAAGGGCGGATGTCTTTAGACATGTATGGCAATGGTTTATGAAGCGTTAGTCGTATTTGATCAACTGGCTATGCTGTTTGTTCTATGGGATGAATTTTCTTGAACAAAACCCCTTTTTGTGAATATAAAACATCAAAATAAGGAAAAGAATGTTTATTTATATAACATCTGTTTTCTGCTGCATACTTTTGGTATGTGTTGCAGATAAATTAAATAAAAAAGCAGAGGTTTTACCTTTTGCTATTGTTTTTTTGATTTTATTTACAATATCTGGATTCCGATATGGAGTTGGAACAGATTATTTTTTTACATATGTTCCAACTTATAAACAGATATATAATGGCACACCTCCACCAATGGAGCCAATATTTCTATGGCTTAACAAGCTATGCATTGATTTTGCAGGTAGTTGGTATCAATCTATATTTATTATTACAAGCTTTATTTTCATAGGTTTAATATATATTGTTATATATAATATGCCATGTTCAAAAGTTCTACTGACTGTTTCTTTTTTGTGTGGTGGGTATTTCTTATACTCATTTAATGTGGTTCGCCAGACAATAGCTACCGCACTATTCTGTTGTGCATTATTGTTTGTGGAAAGAAATATGGATGGCAAAAAACGATTACAGAGTCTTTTTGCAGCTTTTTTCTTGGTTGCGATAGCGGTAGGTTTTCATTATTCCGCTCTAATTTATTTTGTTGTTATCACTCTCCTCTATCTAAAGCTTGACAAAAAAATATATTTGTCCCTTTTTTTCGCTTCGGCTGTTCTCGTACCTACTTTCGTTGCAGTTATTGGCATTTTGCTCAAAGGGACAAAGTATGAGAATTATATATCCGGCTACTGGCCAGATCCCAGCAAAGCATTTTCATTATCATCTTTACTATTTGTAGGTTTCTTCTTTGTTTATTTGTTTACGGAATCTAAAGAGGATGATCATTGGTTTAATATTTTTAGAAATTTACATTTCATAGGATCCATAGCTATTATGATTGGCCTGTTTATACCACTAGGTCAGAGAGTTTCTGCATTGTTTTATTTGCTTAATTTTCTTAGCATACCGTACTATATTGAATACTATATAACAGAAAAAAATAAAATGCTTATAAAGATATTATATTTATCTTTTTGTTTTTTCATGTTCCTGCACACATTGGCAGTTAATGGAAATGGTATTTTACCATACCATTTCGCTATATGATAAGTTAATGTGACCGTTGGTTGCGATGCTTTTAGATTGAGAAGCGGGGAGTTTAATTACAGTATGGGATTTTGCCTCAACGAAGTTTTTGAATAATGCTTGGATAATGATGTATTGTGTTTTGTAAAGAAAAGAAAGTAAATGAGGAGATTATACTCTAGGCTGGCTGCACTCGATTCGCTACGAGGCTTCGGCATACTACTAGTTGTTTTGGGACACACATCATGGTCTGCTGGTCTGGTGTCGTGGATTTTTTCATTCCATATGCCATTGTTCTTCATCATTTCAGGAATGCTGTTTCACGAAAGGCAGTTTCTGGATTCATTCAAGAGGAGAGCGATAAGGCTACTCGTGCCATACGTGTTCTTCGGAACGGTGACTCTTGCGTATTGGGCTCTTATCGAGCGACGTCTCAGGGGAGACGAAGGATCTGTTCCGAATGCGCTGGCAAATATTGTTCTCGCTCGCGCAGGTAGCGATAATTACCCGCAGAATGCGGCGCTTTGGTTCCTGCCATGCCTTTTCGTTACGGAGATGCTTTTCCTAGGATTCTTCCTTCTTGTCAATAAAGCGGGTTCTGTCGAGACGAAAACCGTAATGGGGGGGGCTGGCGTAATCGGATTGCCGTCATGGCGCTTGCCCTGGTCAGTTTCCTTTCGATCATCGTCATGTGGTCCCTTGACCTGCCGGTCGATCAGTTCCGACTTCCGTGGGCTTTTGATATCCTGTCCTTCTCCATGCTGTTCTACTGCATCGGTTACTTGCTGAGTGAATTCATTCTCCCTCACGTGCAATAGGCCTCCCAAACGCAGGCGTTGGCACATATTGCGTTTGCTGTTGTCGGCGTTGCTGGGCTTTATCTTCTTTGGCTGTTCGACGGTTGGACCAAGCTGGAGGTCAATCTTAATGGAGCATCTACCAACAATCCGTTCTGGATGCTATGTGCCGCAATGCTTGGTTTCGCATCATCGCTCATGCTTTGCATTGCTATCGACTGCCGGCTGCTGCAGTTCCTTGGCAGGGCGTCGCTTACCATCATGTGCGTGCATGAACCGGTGAAACGAGTGCTGATTTTTGTTATGGCGAAAATTCTTGGGATGAATACAGATGCATTGCGAGCGAATCTTGTATATGCGATGCTGGTGACTGTTGTCACTGTAGCTATCTGTGTTGCTGTTCATCTCATTATGGACAGGTTCGCTCCCGTGTTGATCGGCAGTTCCCGTCACAATCTGGCTTCGCAAGGCAAGGCAAGGGCATGATGGGAGAACATTTGCGGTTGGCATCATAGTTGCGATGGAACGTCGCTTTGTCGTTGTGATACCTGTAAGAAGTCGGCATCTCGATTTCGCTTTGCCCGTTAATTGCATTCATCCGCAATGGTGGCGTCAGTGGTAACAGATGATCTGCCGCACTGACACCACTAGCAAGCTCAGCTAAGCGTTCGCCCTTCCTGCAGATGTTTAATTTGCCTTTCGACTCCGTCCCACACCAGTTCGAACCAGCGGCCACGGTTGCGGTTTACGGTCACTGCAAACAGTCCTTGACGCATGAAGTCAATCAGAGTGCAGACACTAAATAGATCGTCAACAGGATGCCGAGGATTTGCAGAATGGCGAAAGGCTGCTGATAAAGGTTCTCCAGCACGAACAGGTGCTTCCAAAGCAATGTTCTCGTGGCGGGATAATCGGTGATCAGGTAAACCGCGAATGCGGACCGGGCTATGCGGTTGATGATCCGACTGCGGAAGGAAAGCGGGTCGAACAGTAGAAACATGCCGAAGCCCACCATGATGACGGGCAGCTTGAACGATCCGGCGATGAAGATGCCCTTATCGATTCCGAACAACGATAACATAACGGAAGCGCATGTGTACAAGAGGAAGAATCCCAGTCCGGTTCCGGTCATCAGCCAAGTCTGTTTGAGCGTGAACGGCTTCATGTACCACTTGTACGCGGAGATGAGGATGAATAGGTAGATGAAGCCGAACACGCTATCGTTCACTCCAAAAGTTCCGGGAATGAAGCTTGTCAGTCCCCAGATCGCCAGCACCGTTATGGCAAGCGCGTAATGCATATGTTCGCCGAACGCGCGTAGCCCCTTGGAAAGGAACGGCAGCAGGGCGAGGAAGGTGGCGTATGCGGTAACATACCACCACATTCCCATAATGGTCGGCGCGACGCTACGAACGATCGTTTTCATACCGAAGTCAGCACGGTCGAAAACCAGAAAGAATGCCATGAGAGCAAGGCTCCAAAACAGCACCTCGCGTTCCAGAATCCATATGCGTTTGAGGTTCGATTTGATGGTCTGTTCCTTGTCGAGGAAGAACCACGCGGAGATGGTGAAGAAGATGACGACGCCCACTTTGCCATCGCCCTGCATGACGAGCTGGAAGAAGATCCTCTCAGGTCCCAGTGAAAGATTCTTGACGTCATAGCCGTTATGGACGACGAAATGGTGGGCAAGAATCATGAACATTGCAACGATGCGCAGCAGTTCTATGCTGGAATTACGCCCCCCAATTTGAAATTCGGGTCGGCGGGACGGCCTTATGGGAGGCCGTGGTCTTTGAGCCTATAATCATCTTTCCCTTCGTTTTCTCTTATCTTTTCCAATACCCCCAATTATACCCGTCCGAAAAGACCAAGTTATGAAGCTGGCCTACGGCCATCGACAGGCCCGCAGGCCGCATCGACGACGGATACGAACCTCGATCTTACAACAGCAATCTATGGAAAAATCAGAGACGAAAATAACCAAGCAAACACCCCACACATGTAGACAACAGCTAACGTCCAGATCATACGGGAAAAACTCTGGTTTGCTTCCGTATCTCACTTGCATATGGACCGGCACGGAAGCAAGAAACCACAACACGCACCACCAAAGGTGGGTAGCCATTATGGCCATCCACCTTCTTCTTAAGGAGCGCAAACGATGCAATCGACGTCAAACATATCGGCAAGTAAAAGGCATACAGAATCCAAAGCTCACAATAAGCATGACGCGTTTCTCAGCTCGTCCGTGCGAGTTCCATCCATTCGTGAAGCTCACGCGGGAAATCCAAGCCCATCTCCCGGTAAACAGAGTCGACGTACGCAGGTATGTCT
This window of the Bifidobacterium pseudocatenulatum DSM 20438 = JCM 1200 = LMG 10505 genome carries:
- a CDS encoding EpsG family protein, with the translated sequence MFIYITSVFCCILLVCVADKLNKKAEVLPFAIVFLILFTISGFRYGVGTDYFFTYVPTYKQIYNGTPPPMEPIFLWLNKLCIDFAGSWYQSIFIITSFIFIGLIYIVIYNMPCSKVLLTVSFLCGGYFLYSFNVVRQTIATALFCCALLFVERNMDGKKRLQSLFAAFFLVAIAVGFHYSALIYFVVITLLYLKLDKKIYLSLFFASAVLVPTFVAVIGILLKGTKYENYISGYWPDPSKAFSLSSLLFVGFFFVYLFTESKEDDHWFNIFRNLHFIGSIAIMIGLFIPLGQRVSALFYLLNFLSIPYYIEYYITEKNKMLIKILYLSFCFFMFLHTLAVNGNGILPYHFAI
- a CDS encoding acyltransferase family protein is translated as MILAHHFVVHNGYDVKNLSLGPERIFFQLVMQGDGKVGVVIFFTISAWFFLDKEQTIKSNLKRIWILEREVLFWSLALMAFFLVFDRADFGMKTIVRSVAPTIMGMWWYVTAYATFLALLPFLSKGLRAFGEHMHYALAITVLAIWGLTSFIPGTFGVNDSVFGFIYLFILISAYKWYMKPFTLKQTWLMTGTGLGFFLLYTCASVMLSLFGIDKGIFIAGSFKLPVIMVGFGMFLLFDPLSFRSRIINRIARSAFAVYLITDYPATRTLLWKHLFVLENLYQQPFAILQILGILLTIYLVSAL